Proteins from a genomic interval of Ciona intestinalis chromosome 9, KH, whole genome shotgun sequence:
- the LOC100175338 gene encoding high affinity cGMP-specific 3',5'-cyclic phosphodiesterase 9A isoform X2, with the protein MLRKAKNFIATVAGKWRRFLPGRSRRKFQEQNKTESCTQKESENSTFITNISAIESALTSSQPEAKQLQKDEFIKSTKTKEPVHDNGYIEEDVTMPSVEVINCPKGIMRDLAEPYFDVWRLDRDSMIDHIEYMYHDLGVVRAWKIPRSTLRMFLLGVRERYQDNPYHNFKHCFCVTQMAYSIICKLRLRNKVSVDHLGALLTAAVCHDVDHPGLNNSYHCHARTPLAILYNYKSILEQHHFAVACRILSNKERNIFRNVNNRDEVLTNVGDLILATDLARHKDVMETYRCNIDTGFDFKNNSHVLSLLKIIIKCADVSNEVRPETVASPWVDRLFAEYSEQSAREKRERLPVTTYMDPDLVNVPESQEGFIRGIMLPMYDELCRLATDARVYFVSPLHEALLRYEIQNMRERGV; encoded by the exons ATTTCAAGAACAAAATAAGACTGAAAGCTGTACGCAAAAAGAGTCAGAGAATTCCACTTTCATCACGAATATCAGCGCAATAGAAAGTGCATTGACCAGCAGTCAACCAGAGGCGAAACAGCTGCAAAAAGACGAGTTCATCAAGAGTACGAAAACCAAAGAGCCCGTCCACGATAACGGTTATATAGAAGAAGACGTTACAATGCCAAGCGTAGAAGTTATAAACTGCCCGAAAGGAATCATGCGAGATCTTGCCGAACCTTACTTTGATGTTTGGAGACTTGACCGTGACTCGATGATCGACCATATCGA ATACATGTACCACGACCTTGGGGTAGTGCGCGCGTGGAAAATCCCGCGTTCAACTCTTCGTATGTTTCTTCTTGGTGTGCGAGAACGATACCAAGACAACCCCTACCACAACTTTAAACACTGCTTCTGCGTCACCCAG ATGGCCTACAGCATAATATGCAAGCTACGCCTCAGAAACAAAGTATCTGTCGATCACTTGGGGGCGCTATTGACCGCCGCTGTATGTCACGATGTGGATCACCCAGGCCTGAACAATTCATACCACTGCCATGCCCGCACACCACTCGCAATTCTCTACAATTACAAAAGCATTCTAG AACAGCACCACTTTGCGGTTGCTTGCCGCATTCTCTCCAACAAAGAACGAAACATCTTCCGCAACGTTAACAACCGGGACGAAGTGCTGACGAACGTGGGCGACCTCATTCTCGCTACCGACCTGGCCCGCCATAAAGATGTAATGGAAACATACCGTTGCAACATAGACACGGGTTTCGACTTTAAAAACAA CTCTCATGTGCTCAGTCTTTTGAAAATTATCATCAAATGTGCCGATGTATCCAATGAAGTTCGACCGGAGACAGTCGCTTCGCCATGGGTAGACCGGTTATTTGCCGAATACTCCGAACAAAGCGCTCGGGAAAAGAGAGAGCGTCTTCCCGTCACTACATACATGGACCCAGACCTG gtCAATGTCCCTGAATCACAGGAAGGCTTCATCCGTGGTATAATGCTACCAATGTACGACGAACTATGCCGGTTGGCTACCGATGCAAGAGTCTACTTTGTCAGCCCACTTCACGAAGCTCTGCTGCGCTACGAAATTCAGAACATGCGAGAACGTGGTGTGTGA